In Chiroxiphia lanceolata isolate bChiLan1 chromosome 2, bChiLan1.pri, whole genome shotgun sequence, a single genomic region encodes these proteins:
- the NIPA2 gene encoding magnesium transporter NIPA2, which yields MSQTRGRYDFCIGLVLAMSSSIFIGGSFILKKKGLLRLARKGSMRAGQGGHAYLKEWLWWAGLLSMGAGEVANFAAYAFAPATLVTPLGALSVLVSAILSSFFLNEKLNLHGKIGCLLSILGSTVMVIHAPQEEEVETLDEMSHKLGDPGFVVFATLVVIVSLILICVVGPRHGQTNILVYITICSVIGALSVSCVKGLGIAIKELFAGKPVLKHPLSWILLLSLTVCVSTQINYLNRALDIFNTSIVTPIYYVIFTTSVLTCSAILFKEWQHMAADDIIGTFSGFLTIIVGIFLLHAFKDVNFTLANLPLSLRKDDRAANGTVLSTYDSFHDDEESSACLGEMQSTESLSARRNGSLSAF from the exons ATGAGCCAAACTCGTGGGAGATATGACTTCTGTATTGGTTTGGTGTTGGCTATGAGTTCCAGCATTTTCATTGGAGGAAGtttcattctgaaaaagaaaggtcTCCTCCGGTTAGCCAGGAAAGGCTCCATGAGAGCag GTCAAGGTGGTCATGCATACCTTAAGGAGTGGCTGTGGTGGGCTGGACTTCTTTCAA tgggagctggCGAAGTAGCTAACTTTGCTGCCTATGCTTTTGCACCAGCTACGTTAGTGACTCCTTTAGGAGCTCTCAGTGTTCTTGTAAG tgcCATTCTGTCATCCTTCTTTTTAAACGAAAAACTTaatttacatggaaaaatagGGTGTTTGCTAAGTATACTGGGATCAACTGTGATGGTAATTCATGCTCCACAAGAGGAGGAAGTAGAAACCTTGGATGAAATGTCCCACAAACTAGGTGATCCAG GTTTTGTGGTCTTCGCAACACTTGTTGTCATTGTGTCTTTAATTTTGATATGTGTGGTGGGACCTCGCCATGGACAGACCAACATTCTCGTGTACATAACAATTTGCTCTGTAATTGGAGCCTTATCAGTCTCCTGTGTAAAAGGTTTGGGCATCGCTATAAAGGAACTTTTTGCAGGAAAACCAGTGCTGAAACATCCCTTGTCTTGGATTCTGCTGCTAAGCCTTACTGTCTGTGTGAGCACGCAGATCAACTATTTAAACAGGGCTCTGGATATATTCAACACTTCGATAGTGACTCCGATATATTATGTAATCTTTACAACATCTGTTTTAACTTGTTCTGCCATCCTTTTCAAGGAATGGCAACACATGGCGGCTGATGACATTATTGGCACCTTCAGTGGCTTCCTGACTATTATTGTGGGGATCTTTTTATTGCATGCCTTCAAAGATGTTAATTTCACCTTAGCAAATCTGCCCCTCTCTTTGCGGAAGGATGATAGAGCAGCAAATGGCACTGTGCTGAGCACGTATGACAGCTTTCATGATGATGAAGAAAGTTCTGCCTGTCTAGGTGAAATGCAGTCCACTGAGAGTCTCTCAGCCAGGAGAAATGGAAGTCTGTCAGCCTTCTGA